The Terriglobales bacterium genome includes a region encoding these proteins:
- a CDS encoding ubiquitin-conjugating enzyme E2 — MTAPRIRRLAQDYQLLQRMLKGWPLIQITGTAGLPPEVYRFTYKIRGLYVSPTGDILERDTHVLEVNLSLGYPRRAPQCRMLTPVFHPNFDDATVCIGDFWAASEGLDDLIIRIGRMIAYQEYNTKSPLNGLAAKWAAQNPHLLPVDSRSIAPSLGDIQESDVAGSAAPQAPTVPEQETPERGAPEQGTEDPWSEKIVIS, encoded by the coding sequence ATGACCGCTCCTCGTATCCGTCGCCTCGCGCAGGACTACCAGTTACTGCAGCGGATGTTGAAGGGCTGGCCGCTGATCCAGATCACCGGCACGGCCGGGCTTCCTCCGGAAGTGTATCGTTTCACCTACAAGATACGCGGTCTGTACGTCTCGCCGACCGGAGATATCCTGGAGCGCGATACTCACGTGCTGGAAGTGAATCTTTCTCTTGGCTATCCCAGGCGCGCGCCTCAATGCAGGATGTTGACGCCGGTCTTTCATCCTAACTTCGATGACGCCACTGTTTGTATCGGCGACTTCTGGGCCGCATCCGAGGGACTCGATGATCTCATCATTCGTATCGGACGAATGATTGCCTATCAGGAATACAACACCAAAAGTCCCTTGAATGGGTTGGCCGCAAAGTGGGCCGCCCAAAACCCGCACCTGTTGCCCGTGGATAGCCGGAGTATTGCCCCCTCCCTTGGTGACATTCAGGAATCGGATGTTGCCGGCTCGGCGGCTCCGCAGGCTCCAACAGTTCCAGAACAGGAGACGCCAGAGCGAGGAGCCCCGGAACAAGGGACGGAAGATCCTTGGTCGGAAAAGATTGTAATCAGTTAA
- a CDS encoding FHA domain-containing protein: MASKDNKEGIKITFEDLAAVTLPETAAPVAPSKPADVGGKTYGSISAAVDDPATASETRGSILLQGWFYLGVAGLLGAIVGWGICEPFFIDGGEGRRWGNLWMVPLMLTFMCLGFAIAESIVERSLRKALFRGALALPLGVMLGFIFSFIANIIYNIALQMSFAAGIQSPRNPAWWISRGIAWMIFGVAGGIIYGIVGQSPKKAKFGILGGIIGAGLGGIIFDPISFVTGGGAASRVVGFALFGMTTGIAMGMVESALKDRWLYVTAGPLAGKQFILYKSSTVIGSQQQSDVYLFKDQTILPQHAVVEITGARVQMRALGNVYVAGQPIASRVLQDGDLVQIGRYSFRYKEKQRS, encoded by the coding sequence ATGGCCAGCAAAGACAATAAAGAAGGCATCAAGATTACCTTCGAGGACCTTGCGGCTGTCACCCTGCCGGAAACTGCTGCTCCGGTTGCGCCGTCCAAACCAGCCGATGTGGGAGGAAAGACCTACGGCAGCATCAGTGCTGCAGTTGATGACCCTGCTACCGCGTCAGAAACACGTGGCTCCATCCTGCTGCAAGGTTGGTTCTATCTTGGTGTGGCCGGTCTTCTTGGCGCGATTGTCGGTTGGGGGATTTGTGAGCCGTTCTTCATAGACGGCGGCGAAGGGCGCCGCTGGGGTAATCTGTGGATGGTGCCCTTGATGCTGACCTTCATGTGTTTAGGGTTCGCCATCGCCGAAAGCATTGTAGAACGGTCGCTGCGCAAGGCGTTGTTTCGCGGCGCCTTGGCGTTACCACTGGGTGTGATGCTTGGCTTCATTTTCAGTTTCATAGCCAACATTATCTACAACATCGCCCTTCAAATGAGCTTCGCGGCCGGCATTCAATCCCCTCGCAATCCAGCGTGGTGGATTTCCCGTGGCATCGCCTGGATGATATTCGGCGTGGCGGGTGGAATCATTTATGGCATTGTCGGCCAATCGCCAAAGAAGGCCAAGTTCGGAATACTCGGTGGAATCATCGGTGCGGGACTGGGCGGCATCATCTTCGATCCAATCTCGTTTGTGACTGGCGGCGGAGCTGCCAGCAGAGTAGTTGGTTTTGCCCTTTTTGGCATGACGACCGGTATCGCGATGGGCATGGTTGAGAGCGCCCTCAAGGACCGTTGGCTTTATGTAACCGCCGGTCCGCTGGCAGGAAAGCAATTCATTTTGTACAAGTCTTCTACCGTTATCGGCAGCCAGCAGCAATCTGATGTCTACTTGTTCAAAGACCAAACCATTCTTCCCCAGCACGCGGTTGTTGAAATTACTGGGGCCCGTGTACAAATGCGGGCCCTGGGAAATGTTTATGTCGCAGGACAACCTATAGCCTCACGCGTTCTGCAGGATGGAGACCTGGTGCAGATTGGCCGATATTCCTTCCGTTACAAGGAGAAACAGCGCTCATGA
- a CDS encoding EsaB/YukD family protein yields MPTINVTVYDSTENKRVPVELPDDAPCNKIIAVLVQKLRLPSNGPDGAPLSYKFHHKNSGRQIQDTQTLAEAAVADGDILRLQPEITAGGQ; encoded by the coding sequence ATGCCCACCATAAACGTCACCGTCTATGACTCGACTGAGAACAAACGTGTTCCGGTTGAGCTTCCCGACGACGCTCCATGCAACAAGATCATTGCCGTGCTGGTGCAGAAGCTCCGCCTTCCCAGTAATGGCCCGGATGGTGCTCCCCTGAGCTACAAGTTCCACCACAAGAACTCAGGACGCCAGATTCAGGATACCCAAACCCTTGCCGAGGCCGCAGTTGCCGATGGTGATATTCTTCGCCTTCAGCCGGAGATCACTGCAGGTGGTCAATGA
- a CDS encoding ThiF family adenylyltransferase, with product MSVPPQITVAPSDMREDRFSRLRLIPWWNEEKIRETRVLVVGAGALGNEVLKNLALLGFKQIVVVDLDRIEESNLSRAVLYRTEDVGQFKAEVAAEAVKALSPEAMVQPLVANILYDCGLGLFHWSDLIIAGLDNREARLWINRAAWKMKRPWVDGAIEGINGVARVFVPGSPPCYECTLGETDWAQLERRMSCNLLAREEETAGKVPTTPTISSIIAAVQVQEAVKLIHGLPTLAGRGYIFEGLNHTSYVVEYTENPDCMSHDTFENIVRLPQRSGEMTLLQLLERARHDLGRDEVVLEFSRDVVHRLSCPSCHQEQELFAPVGSVRYEQGLCPRDGHMRVVTTMHNYGGEPELAQRKLNALGLPLFDAFIARAEDQEIAYFISGDEPDVFASTAAQRWKT from the coding sequence ATGAGCGTTCCTCCACAGATTACGGTAGCGCCATCGGACATGCGGGAAGACCGCTTCAGCCGGTTGCGGCTCATTCCGTGGTGGAACGAAGAGAAGATACGGGAAACGCGTGTCCTGGTAGTTGGCGCCGGCGCTTTGGGCAACGAGGTACTTAAGAACCTGGCGTTGTTGGGGTTCAAGCAGATCGTGGTCGTAGATCTTGATCGCATAGAGGAGTCGAACCTTTCACGTGCAGTGCTTTACCGCACCGAAGACGTCGGCCAGTTCAAAGCGGAAGTCGCAGCGGAAGCAGTTAAGGCATTGTCTCCTGAAGCCATGGTGCAGCCCCTGGTTGCAAATATTTTGTATGACTGCGGTTTGGGACTATTTCATTGGAGCGACCTGATCATCGCCGGCCTCGACAATCGTGAAGCGCGGCTCTGGATCAATCGCGCCGCCTGGAAAATGAAACGCCCCTGGGTGGATGGCGCCATCGAGGGAATTAATGGAGTTGCGCGGGTATTTGTTCCGGGCTCTCCGCCCTGCTATGAATGCACGCTGGGCGAGACGGATTGGGCACAGCTGGAGCGCCGTATGTCCTGTAATCTGCTGGCCCGCGAGGAAGAGACCGCGGGAAAGGTGCCAACCACTCCGACCATTTCTTCAATTATTGCGGCGGTTCAGGTACAAGAGGCGGTGAAACTCATTCACGGACTTCCCACCCTGGCGGGCCGGGGATACATTTTTGAGGGTTTGAATCATACCTCCTACGTCGTCGAATACACCGAGAACCCTGATTGCATGAGCCACGACACATTCGAGAACATAGTGCGGCTGCCGCAACGTTCAGGAGAGATGACCTTGCTTCAACTGCTGGAGCGCGCGCGGCATGACCTTGGCCGGGATGAAGTGGTTCTGGAGTTCAGCCGTGACGTTGTCCACAGGCTATCGTGCCCAAGCTGCCACCAGGAGCAGGAGTTATTTGCCCCGGTAGGAAGCGTCCGCTATGAGCAGGGTCTCTGCCCGCGTGACGGTCACATGCGGGTCGTAACCACGATGCACAACTATGGCGGCGAACCCGAACTCGCCCAGCGCAAGCTCAATGCTTTGGGATTGCCTCTGTTTGATGCATTCATTGCCCGGGCCGAGGACCAGGAAATCGCGTACTTTATCTCAGGCGACGAACCGGATGTGTTTGCTTCGACAGCCGCGCAAAGGTGGAAAACGTGA
- a CDS encoding NINE protein: MTGAVCPYCRTSVDSASGEDLFCEGCGTPHHKDCYAENGGCTLFGCRCAPAEEPKVAVSAPELVSVPVAGTIRSGSVPTFAGYAPAAATQPQSSNANGAPVVGTAIFPTSPPVAKNKMTFILLGVFLGALGGHNFYAGYYGKAIGQLCLSVVTLGYGSPMAWLWAVIEICIVNHDSKGVQFQS; encoded by the coding sequence ATGACTGGTGCTGTGTGTCCTTATTGCCGCACATCTGTTGATTCCGCCTCTGGAGAGGACCTGTTCTGCGAGGGGTGTGGAACACCGCACCATAAAGACTGCTATGCAGAAAATGGCGGCTGCACGCTCTTCGGTTGCCGCTGCGCACCGGCAGAAGAGCCCAAGGTTGCGGTGTCTGCCCCGGAATTAGTGTCTGTTCCGGTCGCCGGAACTATTCGGTCAGGCTCTGTGCCCACCTTTGCCGGGTATGCGCCCGCGGCTGCGACCCAGCCCCAGTCGAGCAATGCGAATGGCGCTCCCGTTGTGGGCACTGCTATCTTCCCCACTTCGCCACCCGTTGCCAAGAACAAGATGACGTTCATTCTGCTGGGGGTTTTTCTGGGGGCGTTGGGCGGACACAATTTTTATGCCGGATACTACGGCAAGGCCATTGGACAGTTGTGCCTTTCCGTTGTAACTCTTGGCTATGGTAGTCCAATGGCCTGGCTGTGGGCGGTCATTGAAATCTGTATTGTCAATCATGACAGCAAGGGAGTTCAATTCCAATCGTAG
- a CDS encoding DUF4339 domain-containing protein: protein MDYFVKRGTEQLGPFSLADLQQQVQSGKISPGDLAKSEGMSDWGLVSQVVGNIAVPVSAASGAAAAPAFAPVATVELPPNLHWGVVLLMGILSRLFSPFILFNMAWTFILANWARKLSGDNNILILVAMYPAGFIAGVFAMVLNAHSDSGPLIGGILIIGGAIAYLIGIFKIKAAMEEYYTSTENMGLHLSGVMTFFFSTVYLQYHVNSIAKWKKTGVP from the coding sequence ATGGACTATTTTGTGAAACGTGGTACCGAACAACTGGGTCCCTTCTCGCTTGCGGATTTACAGCAGCAGGTGCAATCGGGAAAGATCTCGCCAGGCGACCTGGCAAAAAGCGAAGGCATGAGTGATTGGGGATTGGTTTCTCAAGTCGTGGGTAATATCGCAGTCCCCGTGTCGGCCGCGTCCGGCGCTGCCGCCGCGCCGGCTTTCGCACCGGTCGCGACAGTCGAGCTACCCCCGAATCTCCATTGGGGTGTTGTCTTGCTAATGGGCATTCTGTCGCGCCTCTTTTCTCCCTTCATCCTCTTCAACATGGCTTGGACATTTATACTGGCGAACTGGGCGCGCAAGCTCAGCGGCGACAATAACATCCTGATACTCGTGGCCATGTATCCTGCAGGATTTATTGCTGGAGTATTCGCCATGGTACTGAATGCGCACTCCGACTCCGGACCGTTGATTGGCGGCATACTCATTATCGGCGGAGCGATTGCTTATCTTATCGGCATCTTCAAGATCAAGGCCGCCATGGAGGAGTATTACACCTCCACAGAAAATATGGGCTTGCATTTGAGCGGTGTCATGACCTTTTTCTTCAGCACGGTCTATTTGCAATACCATGTCAATTCCATCGCAAAATGGAAGAAAACAGGTGTGCCATAA
- a CDS encoding Mov34/MPN/PAD-1 family protein: MTRKSKMKGEGPALIINSEVLRRIRQHARSQSKSEVCGVLIGREHEGKLKVEASIPGVNAAQGGTHVTFTQDTWEHIYNVKDKEYPDERILGWYHSHPGFGVFLSDHDTFIHKNFFSSPQQVAWVYDPQSDEEGCFGWVGGSLERLSQLAVADSKGGECAGETGKPEPMGFDLGDDHVVGRDDSPRPESNPEPAWLRWTTAILWYLVIFACGLVVAWVVFPRVVVMPVPVDPQTGRIIQAIPEGQEKTSDQNGQNLTHDTAQPAGKTSTDSAGKEKKEKDGQQRQ, encoded by the coding sequence GTGACGCGTAAGTCGAAAATGAAGGGGGAAGGCCCGGCGCTTATTATCAATAGCGAGGTTCTGCGTCGCATACGCCAGCACGCACGCTCGCAGAGCAAAAGCGAAGTGTGCGGAGTCCTGATCGGGCGTGAGCACGAAGGCAAACTGAAGGTCGAAGCCTCCATCCCCGGCGTGAATGCGGCGCAAGGGGGCACGCACGTTACTTTTACCCAGGATACATGGGAGCACATTTACAACGTTAAGGACAAAGAATATCCTGACGAACGAATCCTTGGGTGGTATCACTCGCATCCTGGATTCGGCGTTTTTCTCTCCGATCACGATACTTTTATCCATAAGAATTTCTTCTCGTCACCGCAACAGGTGGCCTGGGTGTATGACCCCCAGAGTGATGAGGAAGGCTGCTTCGGCTGGGTCGGTGGTTCGCTTGAGCGGCTATCGCAACTGGCTGTCGCCGACTCAAAGGGCGGGGAATGCGCAGGGGAAACCGGCAAACCTGAACCGATGGGCTTTGATCTGGGTGATGATCACGTGGTGGGACGCGATGACTCACCCCGGCCCGAATCCAATCCAGAGCCTGCCTGGTTGCGCTGGACTACTGCGATTCTTTGGTACTTGGTGATCTTTGCTTGCGGTCTGGTTGTGGCCTGGGTGGTCTTCCCACGTGTCGTGGTAATGCCGGTGCCGGTTGATCCTCAGACTGGGCGTATCATTCAGGCCATACCCGAAGGCCAGGAAAAGACAAGTGACCAGAATGGTCAGAATTTGACGCACGATACTGCTCAACCCGCCGGCAAGACTTCCACAGATTCCGCCGGCAAGGAGAAGAAGGAGAAAGATGGCCAGCAAAGACAATAA